Within the Danaus plexippus chromosome 25, MEX_DaPlex, whole genome shotgun sequence genome, the region TCtcaaaaaacaaatcaaaaagGGAAGGCTTTCAATCTTCTTTCTGTACAATTATCCGACTCTAGTTGCAACCGAGATTTCGTTGAGTGCTAGATAATCTATCGACTCGGAACTTTAAAAACAGTTCCTGACGCTATTACTCATTTGAATTCGTTTCCATTTTGCCACATAAACCAATATTATGTAAAGGCTGAGTTTCTAGTCAGAcagaagtaatatttaatctaaCATAATTTGTGCCTTTAATTTTCTACTACGCATACGCAGTGGAACACGAGCAGATAATGAGAAGTATGAACGATAAAGAGTGGCAGTATGAAGGAATACCTATAGAGTTGCCGCTCAGAAGAAGCgaaattgtaaagaaaacgactcccaaaaaaaaaataacacgtaAGGGTTTTGTTTATGTAAGCTTTGAGTGACTTTTAATTGTTGCACAATCTACCCTCATGAAATGGTACAATccaaagtttattataatttatatctaacatTATATTTCCTCCTTTTATGGCTGCTAACTAATGGAGCAACAGCAAAGCTTGCCTCTTTCTTCCTCGTTAGATTTTatctaagtatataatatagtaataatatgattaagtaattaaaacctacaaataaattttattctttttaatatttaataaagtatctATGTTTTAAgctatacttataataaatctgtaGAGAGGTCAAttacagaattattttttaaattaaattttgaaaatatattttatgtacagacataaaatatattttcaaaataactatCAGGGGGTGATTAGTGATCGATACTGATGCCAAAACTACAatcagtaaaatttttgtctgtttgtctttatgttctttataaaaacaaaaactactcGGCGGATTTTATCGAaactttatacaattattttccaTACTCCAGGGcaagttataatatacttttcaCCACGCCAAAATTAATAGGAGCAGAGCAGAGAAGGGAAATGTTAGGAAAACGGGAgaaagaaacttaaaaaattacttcatattttaagCTTCCGTCCCGTCTGCTGCCTTAATAGTTAAAGCTACATAGAAATCATGTATGACGGAAATAttctacataaaattatataaaaatatcccaCGACAGCATATGTCTATCTTTTATGGTTGACGCAAAATAACACGTGTAACTCCCGATAGCTTAGCAGTTCGGAgctttttgattatatttgttttctcaTACGTTTATATAAACTCTCTCTCTCATccctaatttaaaaaaaaataactttattacctattcaataaaaaaagaatcatAGAAATCCGGATAGAAACACCAAACTTATACAAGAAATACGCTAATAAGCCATCGCGAGTGAATACTGAATCATGCTATAAGGATTACTTTTGCGTAACGGTACCAGctattaatagtaatattctGCGGTTCcctatatttttcaacaatattGTGGATTGACATATTATATTGCCCTACTAAAATACGAAAGTTAATCTGTCTGTTACATCAAAACCACTGAACCGTGAGGAAGGATATCATATGCTActttttttacgtaaaaagACGGAAACGCGGATGAAGTTGCGGGCAATTTgctagtttttaataaaactccaTTCACTTTTCTGTTTACctcaaatacatataacaactTATATAAACGGTGGAGCACCTAACTTCTTGGAACTCCTTTAAGTGTCAACCATGGACCCGCCCCTGGATCCCCGTTTTCGTCGTATCTACAACGCGGACGAGGTAGCTTCTATTGAAGACTATCCCTTTCTGGCTGCTCTCCTCGTCAACAAGCAGCTTTGGTGTGGCGGCGCCATCATTGATGGAGACACCGTGATAACAGCTGCACATTGTTTACAATTGTAAGAAATTACCGAAGAAATCAAACTAGTTGTGGAATTTTCTTTGGGTGTGATGGTACTGGTATCAGCAAAAGTAggtaatattatgtttagcTCGAGTTAAGCAGTCCGAGAATGTGGCGTTTCTTCGCATAACTTGCTCGTGCCGAAAATAAGCAatgcaaacaaaataatcaaatttatttcatcataaattatatatatatatatatatatttggacaTAGTACTCGCAAAGAAGAAATTTACCAATGTCACTAAATACAAGAAAGCGGCTATTATTTAACGACTTTTATTGTGAGGTTGATAGCAAACAGAACCATTATGATCCATTGTACTACTTTATACATCAATCTATAACAAATGAGTACAGGAAATTACGTTgaagttttcttattttatcttatatttgtttttagacGACAGTGACTAATttcaaaaatgatatttattaactattgcAGACAATACAACAACCGTTTCTTTCGAGAATACGTGAAGATGTTGTCAGTGCGAGTAGGTTCATCCAATGCAACTTATGGTGGAGAACTGTATCGAGTCACCGAGATATTCTTTCATCCTAATTACAAGCCAAACACACTGGAATTTAACTTGGCCATCTTAAAacttcacaaaaatataacaccgGACCAACCTAATACACATGTAGCCCAGATTGACTACTccagtgataaaaatatacccaCCGATAGTAATATTACGTTTCTTGGCTGGGGCTCCGTCATGGCaagtaaacttttatattaacattattgtaGTACCTAgcaagaaataacaaaaacactgTTATAGGGCTTCGGAGGCCTTGGGGGACAAGTTCTTCTCCAGAAAATAGTTTTGCCGGTCTACGATCTGGCAGATTGTCAGGAAATTTACGGAAGGtagaacattaatatttccaaCTAATCCATGAGTTTATCAATTATTCCAAAGCTAATTATCTTCACAGAGATCTCGTCACCAGAAGTAACTTCTGCGCAGGATATATAACTTTGACCAAAAACGTGTGCAATGTAAGTAACATAAATGAGCTTAAAGTATGtcaataaattagtttaaaactacttcagataaaattatgttaatgatgtatttttggaacaaatattattaagaatttgtACAACCTATTTTTAGATAATGTTACAAAACATGCCGAGATTATATTTTGTCCACAGCACGATGCAGGAGGTCCAGCTATAATGGACGGTCTTCTAGTTGGTATTCTCTCTTTCTCATCCAAACGCTGCGATGAACGCGACCAGCCAGCCGTCTTCACAACAGTAGGAGCAGTTGCTAACTGGATTGAGACGCTAGGAGATAAGCAGATCAAACTCACGTAGGTTTTAATGTAGAGACAATTCACGAGACTATTTCACTGACCTTTATGGCACTCTAAGAGCAATTCTTAATGGTTAATATGGTATCACATAGAGCGAACAGAAGAAATACACTGTTTTCCCCGCTACATTATCTCTTGATAAACCATATGCTTTTACTTcgcatgtaaaatttttggtaGTTTTTGAAAGAAACCCAATGCGTTTCAGCATTACCTACAGTCagcataaatttttttcttatacaacATTCACTATATCGATAACGTAATTATTGAAGAAATATGTGTATTAAACAAACCCTAAACTCACGACGTTTCACTATTAAATGTCGCATatgatttaacttttaattcgaCATCTAGGTCTATAATTGATAGGaattcataaatctttaaatttctttGGGATTTTTAAGATTCTGATAAGCACGGGTGAGATAACAACATTCTAAATTATCTCAAAGATAACTGACATGACAGACGAGCTGCATGATAAATCATAGTTTTGACAGCTACGTGCTATctatacaagaaaaaataaaaattttgattattaaagttatatttcttCTAGGAAAGAAGTCATTAAAAACCCCGACTAGCGTCAGAAGTTGGAATGAAACAAGAATatcagtttattaatatatttcttctaaTACTGTACAAGCAATTGAGACTAAATGTAACacgcaaaaataaaaacattaatattaattttaaaactccatatatttctattcaacatataacattgaataacatacaatttaataatatatatttattttttttgtgttcgtAAGCGGATCCTCCAAGGTCACAAATGGAATGATATCGagct harbors:
- the LOC116775021 gene encoding uncharacterized protein LOC116775021, with translation MDPPLDPRFRRIYNADEVASIEDYPFLAALLVNKQLWCGGAIIDGDTVITAAHCLQLQYNNRFFREYVKMLSVRVGSSNATYGGELYRVTEIFFHPNYKPNTLEFNLAILKLHKNITPDQPNTHVAQIDYSSDKNIPTDSNITFLGWGSVMGFGGLGGQVLLQKIVLPVYDLADCQEIYGRDLVTRSNFCAGYITLTKNVCNHDAGGPAIMDGLLVGILSFSSKRCDERDQPAVFTTVGAVANWIETLGDKQIKLTKEVIKNPD